A genomic window from Carassius carassius chromosome 29, fCarCar2.1, whole genome shotgun sequence includes:
- the LOC132110178 gene encoding glutathione S-transferase P-like, producing the protein MAPYTLTYFPVKGRCGALKMLLADKEQQMKENLVSREEWMKGDKKASYLFGQLPKFEDGDLVLYQSNAILRHVGRKHGAYGKNDCEASLIDMMNDAVEDLRQKYIKLIYQEYETGKEAYCKDLPNHLKPFECILSKSKSGFLVGDQISFADYNLFDLMLNHKVLCSTSLDSFPTLKSYVDKIAARPKIKTLLECENFKKLPINGNGKQ; encoded by the exons A TGGCTCCCTACACACTGACGTATTTTCCGGTCAAAG GCAGATGTGGTGCCTTGAAGATGCTTCTGGCGGACAAGGAGCAGCAGATGAAGGAGAACCTGGTGTCCAGAGAGGAGTGGATGAAGGGTGATAAGAAAGCCAGCTAT ctcTTTGGACAGTTGCCTAAATTTGAAGATGGTGACCTGGTCCTGTATCAGTCCAATGCCATTTTAAGGCATGTGGGTCGCAAACATG GTGCATATGGAAAAAACGACTGTGAGGCTTCTCTTATTGACATGATGAACGATGCAGTTGAAGATCTTCGTCAAAAATACATCAAACTGATCTACCAGGAATAT GAGACTGGTAAGGAAGCGTACTGCAAAGATCTGCCCAACCACCTCAAACCATTTGaatgtattctgtccaaaagcaAATCTGGATTCCTAGTTGGTGATCAG ATCTCATTTGCGGACTACAACCTGTTTGATCTAATGCTGAATCATAAAGTCCTTTGCTCTACCTCTCTGGACTCCTTCCCAACTCTCAAGAGCTATGTGGATAAGATTGCTGCCCGCCCCAAAATCAAAACCCTCCTGGAGTGTGAAAACTTCAAGAAGCTTCCCATCAATGGCAATGGCAAGCAGTAA